The sequence TTGGAACCGAGGAGTACCTAAAATCTTCCTCCGAATCTCCGGGAGTGAATCCGCTCGTTTTGATCTCGCAAAAAATCCCATGTGGTTGCAGATAAATACGGCTAGCTTGGCAACAACTTCGCGCGTCGCCATCCATCATCCACCTCCATCTCCCTTCCTCTCCTCAACCAACCCAACCCCGCAAAACCCAGCAACCGAACCCCGCGACAATCTTGGTGACAGCCCAGCCAAACCACCGATGCCTCATCGGAGGTTTAGCTAGCACGCAATCAATCGTCCAACCGATCTCTATCGTTATCGCGATGgcatcggcggcggagggcgggcgggaggcggccgcggcggcggggcggcggtacTGGCGGTGGAGCAAGGCCGACTTTTTCCCGGAGCCCTCGTTCCGGAGCTGGCGCGCGTACGGCGGCGCGCTGCTCTCCACCGGGCCGCGCCTGCGGGACCGCATCACGAGCCGCTCCTCGGAGGCCGTCGAGGCCGGCACGCTCCTCGCCCAGAGCGAGAACCCGCTCCGCCGCTGCCTCACCTGGGTGGACCTCGCCTTCCTCGGCTTCGGCTCCGTCGTCGGCTCCGGCGTCTTCGTGCTCACTGGCCAGGAGGCGCGCTTCGACGCCGGCCCGGCCGTCCCGCTCGCCTACGCCGCCGCGGGCTTCTCCGCGCTGCTCTCCTCCTTCTGCTacgccgagctcgccaccgAGATCCCCTCCGCGGGGGGCTCCTTCTCCTACCTCCGCGTCGAGCTCGGGGACCTGGCGGCGTTCATCGCCGCGGGGAACATCCTGCTCGAGGCCGTCGTCGGCGCCGCGGGGCTCGGCCGCTCCTGGACCTCCTACCTCGCCGCGCTCATCGGCCGCGACAGCGACGCGCTCCGCATCCACGTGCCCGAGCTCGCCGACGGCTTCAACCTGCTCGACCCCATCGCCGTCGTCGTGCTCTGCGCCACCTCCGCGCTCGCCGTCACCGGCGCGCGCCTCACGTCCACCATCAACTCGGCGGCCTCCGTCGTCGGCATCGCCATCATCGCCTTCGtgctcggcggcggcttcgcGCACTTCGACCCCGCCAACCTCGGCccctccttcttccccttcggCGCCGCGGGCgtcttccgcgccgccgccgtcgtgtacTGGTCCTACACGGGCTTCGACATGGTGGCCACCATGGCGGAGGAGACCAAgaaccccggccgcgacgtgcCGCTGGGCCTCATCTCCTCCATGTCCGCCATCACCGCCGTCTACTGCGCCATGTCGCTCGCGCTCGTCGGCATGCAGCGCTACAGCGAGATCGACGCCAACGCCGCCTACTCGGTGGCGTTCGCGGCCGCCGGGATGAGGTGGGCGCGCTACGTCGTGGCGCTCGGCGCGCTCAAGGGCATGACCAGCGGCCTCCTCGTCGGCGCGCTGGGCCAGGCGCGCTACACCACCCAGATCGCGCGCACCCACATGATCCCGCCCTACTTCGCGCTCGTCCACCCCGGGACCGGCACGCCCATctacgccaccgccgccgtcacgCTCGGCGCCGCCTGCGTCGCGCTCTTCTCCAGCCTCGACGTGCTCGCCTCCGTCTCCTCCATCAGCACGCTCTTCATCTTCGcgctcgtcgccgtcgcgctcCTCGTCCGCCGCTACTACGTCGCCggcgccacctcgccggcgcagCTGCGCACCTTCCAAGCCTTCCTGGCGCTCATCGTCTTCTCCTCCATCGGCATGTCCGTCTACTACAACTCGGGCtacgcgcggcggtggccggggtaCGTGGCGTTCGGCGCCTTGTGGGTGGCCGGGACGGCCGGGCTGGCGCTGCGCGCGAAGCAACAGAGGGCGCCCAAGGTCTACGGCGTGCCGCTCATGCCGTGGCTGCCGGCCATGTCGGTGGCCACCAACCTGTTCCTGATGGGCTCGCTCGGGTCCCTGGCCTACATGCGCTTCGGCATCTGCACGGCGGCCATGCTCGTCTACTACGTGCTCTTCGGCGTGCATGCCACGTACGACATGGCGCACTCTGAAGATCAGACGGCATCGGCGGCGAACGCTGCCATAGACGGCGGGGAGCACGGGAAGATCGTGCTCGTGTGAGACAGAGGATGTTAGTTTCTTCTTGATTAGTTTAGCTAAATGTTTCATTTTTACTGTATGCCGTGATAGTGCGCGGATTAGTAGGATAGTATTAGAGTTCAGACGAGGCAGGGTTTTTAGGCCGGTCTCAGTGGGAGTGAGTTTTTAGGCCAGTCTTAGTGGAAGTTTTATGGGCACAGATACCTAGACTGGAAACTATATAACTGTACTAGATGAGTTTCAtgatgatgaaactctcctcacatctcatGAAACTCTATCATTCTCTCTTTttgccacgtcagcaaaattgatgatatttaatgtcatgaaactctCTATAAAATTTCCACTAAGACTGCTTTATTAAATTGGTATTGTTATCAAATTGTAGAGTAGTTGTAGTTCCTCTTTCAGATTACTAGTTCTTCTGTGAGCTGAAGCAGATTACCTCGTTCCTTGGGCTCGGTCCTCGTGATTCATCAAAGTCCTTGTCATCAACATTCGATGCACTTGTGCTCTGATTCAGTGAACTTGTCCttgttgtcatcaatcatcaAAGTCTTGGTGGGGGACTGGCAGAATGGAGAATCCAAATACAGTCATGCATACAAACGTTGACAGGAGATGACCAGCTGAAGCAGAGTACTCTGAACTCTTCATCTGAAGCAGAGTACCCATCGTCATCAACTCTTCATCTGGTAATATGCCTGAAATGCATGTGCCTGCGATCCCATCCTAAGACCTAACAATGTTCATCTGACCATACGTGGCAACATTCCAACTGTGCATAAGAGGAAATGAGGGGCTAAAGTATGTCAGGGTTCTTTTTCCAGATGCAAGTTTTTTGTATTCAGCAATGATAGGCCccgaattttgaaaaaaaaaaacagacgcTTTGACATATGTTGCAATAGTTTCCGTGGCGTTCGCGTCCAgcgcggctcggctcggcggtGTTCGCGGCCGGCGTGCTGTGTGGACGGCGCATCGCGACGGCCGCCGTGGTGGTGGCACATGTGGCCCGGCAGCAACGGCACTTGCCGCGTGCGACGCCTGTGTCGCCCACGACGGCGCTAGGTGCTTGCCTGGTTGCGGTCAGGACTGCTGCCGTTCCTTCGGGGTTTGGCCGAGGTGTTGGTGAAAATTTGGACGGTGACGTCTGCGGACGTTGCTCTCTCCTTGCAGGTGTATTTTTGTACCTCTTGACTTTCCCATGCTGAATGTTGCGGGTGAAAATCTTCCCCATCTTAAACTAGCGTCGGCGACGTGACCTTCTTGAAGCCGACACTAGGCTAATCCGGATGGCGGCGACCGCCATTGATAGGTTGTGCTAACCCTtctcttcctttttttcttcttgtaattatttttgttgtttgCGTTAGTGCGGCTTGCGTCGAGGACCCAATTCGATGGGGCAGGGTGTGGTAGTGACTCTAGTCCACAGTCCAATCTGACCAGACATAGTAAGTTGAGGCCTGGGTCGATGCCCCAATCCGACCAGGGCAGCGGCGCTGAGCTGTTTCTCTGGAGGCTTTATGCCCGCGCAGGTGGTGCAATAGAGATTCTAGCGGCGGCGCGATGAAGGTGAGGTTTTGGAGTGGCTCGGTGGTACTATATCACCCTCGACAGCGAAGCAAGGCCGGATCCTTGGGGAGTCCAGCGACAATAGTGGCGAGACACTGTGCGCTTTAAGGTGGTGTCCGAGGAGTGGTACGCGGCGGTggatgtggcgaggcccccacgcGTTGAGTTGAGGCCTGGGTCGTCTCGGTGTTCTGTGATCTGGCGCTCTTtttggtgtttgggtgcattgtgcCGCAACAGTACTTCGGCGAGGGGTCCTGCATGGCGGCAGCTTTTTCGGTGTGGTGCAGTGGGCTCTTCTGCTGACTTTTGCCGACGTACGGCCGGAGTTGGGAAATCGGCAATCGTGTCTACGGAATTTGAAGACGACGGCGTCACGGTGGAGGAGTCGCGGTGGTTACTTAGCTTGCAGCGGACTACGTCGGCCAGTTCTGCATGCAGAGGGTGGTTCGTGCGGGACATCGTCGGGGACGATGGCGTTTGCGAGGTGGGTTGTTGTCGGCTTCTTCTTGGGTAGTGGTGGCGCGACGTGGTGGTTTTTTATGAAGTCGAGTTTGAGTTGTGCAATCGTGTTGATGTCTCAAACCAACCAGTTGTTGTTTGAGTTGAGTTTGAGTTGAGTTGTATGGTCGTGTTAGCTAGTGATGGTGTCTTTGTTGGTTGTTGTAGTGTCCGGTCTGGACGTTGcttcttctttttaatataatcggcaGCTCTCATGTCTGGTTATATAGTGTTCATGTTGCAGGAATTTTTTTTAGAGTCCAACAACACAGTCATTTTTACATATCATTTTTTTCATGTTACAAATAGTAATCTCTGATGTTGCACTAGTTAGGACGTCCGGCCCGGGAGCTGGTCCGTACACTAGCAGCGCGGTTTTGTATTTCACCTCGAACCTCGTGATTCATGAACATCTGGATGTCATCAATCATTCGATGCATTTCTGCTTTGATTCAGTGCAATCTGGATGTCATCAATCATTCGATGCATTTCTGCTTTGATTCAGTGCACTTTGTTGAAAAAGCGCATATGTGAAAGCTgtgtttattaaaaaaaaagtaatcTTGGTGGGGCCGGCAGCATGGACCATCCAAATCCAATCATGCACACAAACGTTTGACCAGAGACGACCAGATGAAACAGATTACCTGTCCTAGCATCACTCATTATCTCTATTTTCTATTCTTTTATGCCACCGCTTTTAATCTGGTGCCAATATCAGTTTTGGCCTGAGAAATGTCTTTTTTTGCATTAACGGCAATATTAGCGTTATCTATATGTGTACTAGTAGGTGGACAACCGATAGCTCGTCTCCTAAAACTCTTCCATGAACTACCTATTTCTTCCCCCTTCCTCTACTCCAATCCCTAGATGCTAGAACCATCACCTTCCCAACCTTGTGGCAACAACACATAAAAAGGGAGATGGAGATATGAAACTTCTCTACATGGGTTGGCTATGGAGGGGCCAACAAACTCATAAAGTCTTCTTGCCACGCATTTATTTCAAGGGCAAATGTGTCTTTTCACATGCCAATGCAATTAACAACATCTATGGGTCGTATAGACAGAATTGGCTTCTAAGGGATGGAAACTAAGTTTTACCTAAAAAAAGGATGGAAACTAAAGGcaagaataaaaaaaagaatgaaagaCTAGTTCTTCAATGATTGATAAATACTAAATCAACCACCACCTTATTTTTGTATTGCTAATAATAAGGAATTTACTCTAGAACAACAAAGCGCTGCGCTTTTGGAAGGAGTAGCAGCATGACATATTCTGCCATATCATGTGATTGTTCAGAGAATGCCACGCCCTTCCATGATATTTGCATAAGAGTGATATTAGCATTCTAGAGTAAAGCAGAGGATTCTAGATGGAACCATGCTGGTTGAGTATATTAATGCTTAGCAGGAACATTtgatattaaaaaaaaactcaatgAACTTTAACATATGAGGGCAACCACAAACTAACCTAATGAATAAATCAGTAGATGAAATGTAAAATAGTCTTATTGTACATCAAGCTGTTTAGAAAGTGAATTAGATGCCTAGGGAAGCAATTTTACTATGAAGCCAATGCTAGCTGTAGTATTTGCATATTTGTTGGTATGGTATACTCtcatttcaatttctaaaaGGGATTAATCATAAGAAACAATTACACTTGAGAACCTATATATTATtatctataaaaaaattaaGGATATTCTAtatttccttcataatatgctTGTTATAAAATAGTCAAACGAGTATTTATAGTTAAACTAGTAGAGGTGCACGTGCCGCATGCACGTGTTTTAAAAAGTCtaataaataaaaatttatattaGTAGAATATAATATAAACTACAATTTATATTTATACTAACAATATACATAAGATAAtgatatatttttggatatctCTATAATTTGGTAAGCTATGGTCGAATTAGGACATAATTAAATATCCTCAATTGTTAACTCATATTCATAGGAAGAATGATAGTGGCAGAACAAACTAAACTATCATTGCATCTCATCAATGATGGACATAATTGCAACGCATTCGGATCAGCATTAAATGTTTTCTCCCCAAGAATCCTATCTCCGTTAACCTTCCCTCATGGCGCGACTTTGAGATGCCAATTGGATTTTTAGGGTCAATGTAATCAAGGCACCAGTCAACTACCTCCTCAGTAGAGTAACCCTGACCCATACTTCCCTCAGGATGAACTTGGCTTCTGTATACTTGTTTAGGGTACTCATGAATTTCTCATATGGATACATGTGATGTAGGTATACCGGATTAAGGTATCTTATCTCCTTAACCAAGTGAGCAATAAGATGGACAGATATATCAAAGAAGGATGGTGTGAAATTAATATGCCTCAAGAAGACATATTGTCTCAAACATGTTCTGCTCTAGATCATCGAGTGACGCCTCATCAATTACCTTCTGAGAGATCGCATTAAAGAAGAAGCACAGGCTCATGATGGCCATTTGTACCTTTTCTGGCAATATGTTCCTAATTGCAACAGCAAGCATAGTGGTGAGGATAACATCGCAGCCTTCATTGGGAGAAATTTCTGCTCCTTCACCGAAACAAGTTTGTTCATATTAGATGAATAACCAGAAGGACCTTTCACACTATGGAAGAACTCACAAAATTCCTACTTCTCTTTCTTGGTTAGGTTTATAGCAGACGCCTGTAGCCGTGCACTGGTGCCATCATGACAAAGCTCGGGTCTTATGTCCATGTGTTCCATGTCATCTTGTGCTCTCACGTGGTCCTTTGATTTCCCCTTGTCATTCATGAGTATGCCGAGTAAACTCCCACAAACATTCTTCTTCACATGCATGACATAAATACTATGACGGACAGCTAAGTCTATCCAACAAGGTAGCTCCCAAAGTATTGACCTCTTTTTCCACCTTATCTTCTTAGAATCTACTGTATCGCGCTTTCTCTTTCCAAGGGTAGTGCTTTTCTTCCCTTGCACATCGTCGAGATCCTTGACCTGACCATAGACATATTTCCCATTGAAATGCCTTGGAGCAGATGTTGTCTTCCTCGTGCCATCTTACACTACCCAGAGACTGAACGACCACCAGGGATATTGGTTACAGTGCAAAATAGCATGCCATGTAGTGTGAAGGGTACTTTCTTGTACTCATCGTAGAGCTCAACACCCAATGACCAGAGTGTTTTCAGATCATCCACAAGGGGTCTGAGATACACATCGATGTCATTGCCTGGTTGATGCGGGCCTGATATGAGAATTGACATCATCATGTACTTTTACACAACCATGGTGGAAGATTTTAAATTGACAGTAACACTGGCCAAATGCTATGGGAGCTACTCATGTGACCGAATGGGTTCATGCCATCTGTGTTTAGTGCAAATCGAAGATTCCTCATAtcatcaaaaaaatttcaatacTTGAAATTAATGAGGTGCCACTGAGCTGAATCTACCGGGTGCTGTAGATAATCATGATTCCTGCGCCCCTCCTTGTGCCAATGCAACAGCTGTGCATCCTTGCTTGTTGCAAACAAACGCCTCAGTCGAGGAATTAAAGGGAAATACCATGCAACTTTCTGAGGAGCTCCATTCATCCTTGTCTCATCACCCCCATCTTTTCTTTGTTTGTATCGAGGGGTActactgttatcgccataatttAATAGGTTAATTAATGCGCCGCGAgtaagttgggcttaatgaagaaattgaagaaggtttacgaatcggctcctgcgtgagcatttgggccatgtgggccatgtatccttagatttagttcagattgagttagagatagagtccgatatggacacattagtttagattgtttcccaagtctccggactataaatatgtatcctatgGTATTTGTAAAAGAGGATGTCATCACGtttgcaatcaacaactctcggcgcatcgccacccctaattctagagtttcatccaagtaagcgccatgctgccctgatcgcttcttgcgatcagggcagcgttgttcttgcttttaccttggtattactcgtactgaagcatttttgatggcgagtaatactagttattttgatgttcgtagcatggcttttagtagattcattatgcttttgttgcttaccatctaagaatatcatgttgtttctgtgcagccacgttttaatcttatgctaattcttgttgcatagaattagttgcacgaagacaacaccctgcttcttttccatctagtagatctaatctgttacggtttgttcttatacttaagaattggcgtaatatctgctaggttaggccttgcaaatgggttggatgatccggtgacgtattagatgctttgccttagtcttaacagggaattgatccgggaatcggctttagcttattcttaggcctctattctggttaaggtttagttatgtattacgctcattaggcccaattacatgtaggatgttccgatctagcagtgaggcttttaccgtcgtggattagattagctaggttTAATTGAAGtaattttatagttatttgccttatttatcaatatccggatacaagcagatccaatctgacaccgggac comes from Panicum virgatum strain AP13 chromosome 4K, P.virgatum_v5, whole genome shotgun sequence and encodes:
- the LOC120703639 gene encoding cationic amino acid transporter 8, vacuolar-like, which codes for MASAAEGGREAAAAAGRRYWRWSKADFFPEPSFRSWRAYGGALLSTGPRLRDRITSRSSEAVEAGTLLAQSENPLRRCLTWVDLAFLGFGSVVGSGVFVLTGQEARFDAGPAVPLAYAAAGFSALLSSFCYAELATEIPSAGGSFSYLRVELGDLAAFIAAGNILLEAVVGAAGLGRSWTSYLAALIGRDSDALRIHVPELADGFNLLDPIAVVVLCATSALAVTGARLTSTINSAASVVGIAIIAFVLGGGFAHFDPANLGPSFFPFGAAGVFRAAAVVYWSYTGFDMVATMAEETKNPGRDVPLGLISSMSAITAVYCAMSLALVGMQRYSEIDANAAYSVAFAAAGMRWARYVVALGALKGMTSGLLVGALGQARYTTQIARTHMIPPYFALVHPGTGTPIYATAAVTLGAACVALFSSLDVLASVSSISTLFIFALVAVALLVRRYYVAGATSPAQLRTFQAFLALIVFSSIGMSVYYNSGYARRWPGYVAFGALWVAGTAGLALRAKQQRAPKVYGVPLMPWLPAMSVATNLFLMGSLGSLAYMRFGICTAAMLVYYVLFGVHATYDMAHSEDQTASAANAAIDGGEHGKIVLV